The Hevea brasiliensis isolate MT/VB/25A 57/8 chromosome 1, ASM3005281v1, whole genome shotgun sequence genome has a window encoding:
- the LOC110646492 gene encoding LOW QUALITY PROTEIN: squalene synthase 1 (The sequence of the model RefSeq protein was modified relative to this genomic sequence to represent the inferred CDS: inserted 2 bases in 2 codons): MGSLGAILKHPDDFYPLLKLKMAVRHAEKQIPPEPHWGFXYSMLHKVSRSFALVIQQLGPQLRNAVCIFYLVLXALDTVEDDTSIPTDVKVPILIAFHRHIYDCEWHFSCGTKDYKVLMDQFHHVSTAFLELGKSYQEAIEDITKRMGAGMAKFICKEVETVDDYDEYCHYVAGLVGLGLSKLFHASGSEDLAPDVLSNSMGLFLQKTNIIRDYLEDINEIPKSRMFWPRQTWSKYVNKLEDLKDEENSVKAVQCLNDMITNALIHVDDCLTYMSALRDPAIFRFCAIPQVMAIGTLALCYNNIEVFRGVVKMRRGLTAKVIDQTKTMADVYGAFFDFSCTLKSKVDRSDPNAEKTFSRVEAIQKTCRESGLLNKRKSYIIRNKPRYNPALIILLVIILSIIFAYRSGNQASN; the protein is encoded by the exons ATGGGAAGTTTGGGAGCCATTTTGAAACACCCAGATGATTTTTACCCGCTTTTGAAGTTGAAAATGGCCGTGAGGCATGCAGAGAAGCAGATCCCACCAGAACCTCACTGGGGTT GTTACTCCATGCTTCACAAGGTCTCTCGTAGCTTTGCTCTAGTCATTCAGCAGCTTGGTCCTCAGCTTCGTAACGCT GTATGCATATTCTATTTAGTTC GAGCCCTTGATACTGTTG AGGATGATACAAGCATACCTACAGATGTGAAGGTGCCTATTCTGATAGCTTTTCACCGTCATATATATGATTGCGAGTGGCATTTTTCTT GTGGTACTAAGGACTACAAAGTTCTCATGGACCAGTTTCATCATGTTTCAACTGCCTTTCTAGAGCTTGGGAAAAG TTATCAGGAGGCAATCGAGGATATTACAAAAAGAATGGGTGCAGGAATGGCTAAATTCATATGCAAGGAG GTGGAAACAGTTGATGACTATGATGAATATTGCCATTATGTAGCTGGACTTGTTGGACTAGGCCTGTCCAAACTTTTCCATGCCTCTGGATCAGAAGATTTGGCACCAGATGTCCTCTCCAACTCAATGGGTTTATTTCTTCAG AAAACAAACATTATTAGAGATTATTTGGAGGATATAAATGAGATCCCTAAGTCACGCATGTTTTGGCCTCGTCAGACCTGGAGTAAATATGTTAACAAACTCGAG GACTTGAAAGATGAAGAGAACTCAGTCAAGGCAGTGCAATGCTTGAATGATATGATTACTAATGCTTTGATTCATGTGGATGATTGCTTGACATACATGTCTGCATTGCGAGATCCCGCTATATTTCGATTTTGTGCCATCCCTCAG GTCATGGCAATTGGAACCCTAGCACTATGCTACAACAACATTGAAGTATTCAGAGGTGTAGTAAAAATGAGGCGTG GTCTTACTGCTAAAGTCATCGACCAAACAAAAACTATGGCTGATGTCTATGGTGCTTTCTTTGACTTTTCCTGTACGCTCAAGTCCAAG GTTGACAGGAGTGATCCTAATGCAGAAAAGACATTTAGCAGGGTGGAAGCAATACAAAAAACTTGCAGGGAGTCTGGACTTCTAAACAAAAG AAAATCTTATATTATTAGAAACAAGCCAAGATATAATCCTGCTCTG ATTATCCTACTTGTTATTATATTGTCCATCATTTTCGCTTATCGTTCTGGGAACCAAGCAAGCAACTAA